A region from the Manihot esculenta cultivar AM560-2 chromosome 13, M.esculenta_v8, whole genome shotgun sequence genome encodes:
- the LOC110629006 gene encoding phosphatidylinositol/phosphatidylcholine transfer protein SFH9 isoform X2 encodes MPGETISVQENERAEGVDVETFEEEKRRTRSRSLKKKAVSASTRLTHSLRKRGKRVADCRYAAISINDVRDAEEEAAVNAFRQALIAKDLLPSRLDDYHTLLRFLKARKFDLDKTLLMWSEMLKWRKEQRIDSIIQDFIYDEYEEVQQYYPHGFHGVDKEGRPVYIERLGKIEPSKLMGVTTVDRFLKYHIQGFEKTFAEKFPACSIAAKRHIDSTITILDVHGLNWMSFGKVAHDLVMRMQKIDGDNYPETLHQMFIVNAGSGFKLLWNTAKGFLDPRTTAKINVLGNKFQNKLLEVIDSSQLPEFLGGSCSCPNEGGCLRSDKGPWNDPEIMKLVHAGEAIYLRKMKSFSDEDDLEIKSFPSRVSRSEIYSANLGLDVRPNTSGFIQEMPNTSGFIQEMPLSEEGRMVDHASICSLVDSPARVEDSSSTNDSTNNVGTTMVQKKFIPHITSFIHFMLKLLAWIYLLLPAVGRIFASRHADRQLPNQQNPPVEDSISQEQHISQDIKEDSLHPCWQRLKNLETMVDELVNKPTKIPPEKEDMLLESLSRIRSIEHDLQKTKKALLATASKQIELAESLENLKVSALAGVNSCWRRKFITFPPER; translated from the exons ATGCCAG GCGAGACGATTTCAGTTCAGGAGAATGAAAGGGCTGAAGGTGTGGATGTGGAGACTTTTGAGGAAGAGAAACGAAGAACTAGGAGCAGATCTCTGAAGAAAAAGGCAGTGAGTGCATCTACGAGGCTCACTCACAGTCTCCGGAAGCGCGGGAAGCGGGTAGCTGATTGCCGATACGCGGCGATTTCGATTAATGATGTCCGAGACGCGGAGGAGGAAGCGGCCGTGAACGCGTTTCGCCAGGCATTGATTGCAAAAGACCTGCTTCCGTCTCGCCTTGACGATTACCACACTTTATTGAG GTTTCTAAAGGCTCGAAAGTTTGATCTTGATAAAACTCTCTTGATGTGGTCAGAAATGCTCAAGTGGAGGAAAGAGCAGAGAATCGATTCTATCATACAG GATTTTATATATGATGAATATGAAGAAGTTCAGCAATATTATCCTCATGGTTTTCATGGTGTAGACAAAGAGGGTCGGCCTGTTTATATAGAAAGACTTGGAAAAATTGAACCTAGCAAGCTAATGGGTGTCACCACAGTGGATCggtttttaaaatatcatattcaGGGGTTTGAGAAGACTTTTGCTGAGAAATTTCCTGCATGTTCTATTGCAGCCAAGAGGCACATAGATTCTACAATAACAATATTGGATGTGCATGGCCTG AATTGGATGAGTTTTGGAAAGGTCGCACATGATCTTGTTATGCGTATGCAGAAAATTGATGGTGACAACTATCCTGAG ACATTACATCAGATGTTCATTGTAAATGCTGGTAGTGGATTCAAACTGCTATGGAACACAGCAAAGGGCTTTCTTGACCCAAGGACTACAGCAAAGATAAAT GTTTTAGGCAATAAATTCCAAAATAAGTTATTAGAAGTTATAGACTCAAG CCAATTGCCAGAATTCCTTGGTGGATCTTGTTCATGCCCCAATGAAGGCGGTTGTCTTAGATCTGACAAGGGCCCCTGGAATGATCCAGAAATAATGAAA CTGGTACATGCTGGAGAAGCAATATACTTGAGGAAAATGAAGAGTTTCTCTGATGAAGATGATTTAGAAATTAAGTCATTTCCCTCTAGG GTTTCCAGAAGTGAAATATATTCTGCTAATTTAGGCTTAGATGTAAGGCCAAATACATCAGGCTTCATTCAAGAAATGCCAAATACATCAGGCTTCATTCAAGAAATGCCACTTTCTGAGGAA ggAAGGATGGTTGATCATGCTTCTATCTGCAGCCTGGTTGATAGTCCAGCAAGAGTTGAAGATTCTAGTTCAACAA ATGATTCAACAAATAATGTCGGCACAACAATGGTGCAGAAGAAGTTCATTCCCCATATAACAAGTTTTATTCACTTCATGCTCAAATTGTTAGCATGGATATATCTTCTCCTGCCAGCAGTGGGGAGAATTTTTGCATCCCGACATGCAGACAGACAATTACCTAACCAACAAAATCCACCAGTAGAAGATTCAATTTCTCAAGAGCAACATATTTCACAGGATATAAAAGAGGACTCGCTCCATCCATGCTGGCAGAGGCTGAAAAATTTAGAAACAATGGTAGATGAGCTGGTCAATAAACCTACCAAAATTCCTCCTGAGAAAGAGGACATGCTTCTTGAATCATTGAGTAGGATTAGATCTATAGAGCATGATCTACAGAAGACTAAGAAA GCTCTGCTTGCAACTGCATCAAAACAGATAGAGCTTGCTGAGTCGCTGGAAAATCTTAAAGTGAGCGCCTTAGCT GGAGTGAACTCCTGTTGGAGAAGAAAATTCATAACTTTTCCTCCTGAAAGATGA
- the LOC110629006 gene encoding phosphatidylinositol/phosphatidylcholine transfer protein SFH9 isoform X1, whose protein sequence is MIVGETISVQENERAEGVDVETFEEEKRRTRSRSLKKKAVSASTRLTHSLRKRGKRVADCRYAAISINDVRDAEEEAAVNAFRQALIAKDLLPSRLDDYHTLLRFLKARKFDLDKTLLMWSEMLKWRKEQRIDSIIQDFIYDEYEEVQQYYPHGFHGVDKEGRPVYIERLGKIEPSKLMGVTTVDRFLKYHIQGFEKTFAEKFPACSIAAKRHIDSTITILDVHGLNWMSFGKVAHDLVMRMQKIDGDNYPETLHQMFIVNAGSGFKLLWNTAKGFLDPRTTAKINVLGNKFQNKLLEVIDSSQLPEFLGGSCSCPNEGGCLRSDKGPWNDPEIMKLVHAGEAIYLRKMKSFSDEDDLEIKSFPSRVSRSEIYSANLGLDVRPNTSGFIQEMPNTSGFIQEMPLSEEGRMVDHASICSLVDSPARVEDSSSTNDSTNNVGTTMVQKKFIPHITSFIHFMLKLLAWIYLLLPAVGRIFASRHADRQLPNQQNPPVEDSISQEQHISQDIKEDSLHPCWQRLKNLETMVDELVNKPTKIPPEKEDMLLESLSRIRSIEHDLQKTKKALLATASKQIELAESLENLKVSALAGVNSCWRRKFITFPPER, encoded by the exons ATGATTGTAGGCGAGACGATTTCAGTTCAGGAGAATGAAAGGGCTGAAGGTGTGGATGTGGAGACTTTTGAGGAAGAGAAACGAAGAACTAGGAGCAGATCTCTGAAGAAAAAGGCAGTGAGTGCATCTACGAGGCTCACTCACAGTCTCCGGAAGCGCGGGAAGCGGGTAGCTGATTGCCGATACGCGGCGATTTCGATTAATGATGTCCGAGACGCGGAGGAGGAAGCGGCCGTGAACGCGTTTCGCCAGGCATTGATTGCAAAAGACCTGCTTCCGTCTCGCCTTGACGATTACCACACTTTATTGAG GTTTCTAAAGGCTCGAAAGTTTGATCTTGATAAAACTCTCTTGATGTGGTCAGAAATGCTCAAGTGGAGGAAAGAGCAGAGAATCGATTCTATCATACAG GATTTTATATATGATGAATATGAAGAAGTTCAGCAATATTATCCTCATGGTTTTCATGGTGTAGACAAAGAGGGTCGGCCTGTTTATATAGAAAGACTTGGAAAAATTGAACCTAGCAAGCTAATGGGTGTCACCACAGTGGATCggtttttaaaatatcatattcaGGGGTTTGAGAAGACTTTTGCTGAGAAATTTCCTGCATGTTCTATTGCAGCCAAGAGGCACATAGATTCTACAATAACAATATTGGATGTGCATGGCCTG AATTGGATGAGTTTTGGAAAGGTCGCACATGATCTTGTTATGCGTATGCAGAAAATTGATGGTGACAACTATCCTGAG ACATTACATCAGATGTTCATTGTAAATGCTGGTAGTGGATTCAAACTGCTATGGAACACAGCAAAGGGCTTTCTTGACCCAAGGACTACAGCAAAGATAAAT GTTTTAGGCAATAAATTCCAAAATAAGTTATTAGAAGTTATAGACTCAAG CCAATTGCCAGAATTCCTTGGTGGATCTTGTTCATGCCCCAATGAAGGCGGTTGTCTTAGATCTGACAAGGGCCCCTGGAATGATCCAGAAATAATGAAA CTGGTACATGCTGGAGAAGCAATATACTTGAGGAAAATGAAGAGTTTCTCTGATGAAGATGATTTAGAAATTAAGTCATTTCCCTCTAGG GTTTCCAGAAGTGAAATATATTCTGCTAATTTAGGCTTAGATGTAAGGCCAAATACATCAGGCTTCATTCAAGAAATGCCAAATACATCAGGCTTCATTCAAGAAATGCCACTTTCTGAGGAA ggAAGGATGGTTGATCATGCTTCTATCTGCAGCCTGGTTGATAGTCCAGCAAGAGTTGAAGATTCTAGTTCAACAA ATGATTCAACAAATAATGTCGGCACAACAATGGTGCAGAAGAAGTTCATTCCCCATATAACAAGTTTTATTCACTTCATGCTCAAATTGTTAGCATGGATATATCTTCTCCTGCCAGCAGTGGGGAGAATTTTTGCATCCCGACATGCAGACAGACAATTACCTAACCAACAAAATCCACCAGTAGAAGATTCAATTTCTCAAGAGCAACATATTTCACAGGATATAAAAGAGGACTCGCTCCATCCATGCTGGCAGAGGCTGAAAAATTTAGAAACAATGGTAGATGAGCTGGTCAATAAACCTACCAAAATTCCTCCTGAGAAAGAGGACATGCTTCTTGAATCATTGAGTAGGATTAGATCTATAGAGCATGATCTACAGAAGACTAAGAAA GCTCTGCTTGCAACTGCATCAAAACAGATAGAGCTTGCTGAGTCGCTGGAAAATCTTAAAGTGAGCGCCTTAGCT GGAGTGAACTCCTGTTGGAGAAGAAAATTCATAACTTTTCCTCCTGAAAGATGA
- the LOC110629006 gene encoding phosphatidylinositol/phosphatidylcholine transfer protein SFH9 isoform X3: MIVGETISVQENERAEGVDVETFEEEKRRTRSRSLKKKAVSASTRLTHSLRKRGKRVADCRYAAISINDVRDAEEEAAVNAFRQALIAKDLLPSRLDDYHTLLRFLKARKFDLDKTLLMWSEMLKWRKEQRIDSIIQDFIYDEYEEVQQYYPHGFHGVDKEGRPVYIERLGKIEPSKLMGVTTVDRFLKYHIQGFEKTFAEKFPACSIAAKRHIDSTITILDVHGLNWMSFGKVAHDLVMRMQKIDGDNYPETLHQMFIVNAGSGFKLLWNTAKGFLDPRTTAKINVLGNKFQNKLLEVIDSSQLPEFLGGSCSCPNEGGCLRSDKGPWNDPEIMKLVHAGEAIYLRKMKSFSDEDDLEIKSFPSRVSRSEIYSANLGLDVRPNTSGFIQEMPNTSGFIQEMPLSEEGRMVDHASICSLVDSPARVEDSSSTNDSTNNVGTTMVQKKFIPHITSFIHFMLKLLAWIYLLLPAVGRIFASRHADRQLPNQQNPPVEDSISQEQHISQDIKEDSLHPCWQRLKNLETMVDELVNKPTKIPPEKEDMLLESLSRIRSIEHDLQKTKKALLATASKQIELAESLENLKGVNSCWRRKFITFPPER; this comes from the exons ATGATTGTAGGCGAGACGATTTCAGTTCAGGAGAATGAAAGGGCTGAAGGTGTGGATGTGGAGACTTTTGAGGAAGAGAAACGAAGAACTAGGAGCAGATCTCTGAAGAAAAAGGCAGTGAGTGCATCTACGAGGCTCACTCACAGTCTCCGGAAGCGCGGGAAGCGGGTAGCTGATTGCCGATACGCGGCGATTTCGATTAATGATGTCCGAGACGCGGAGGAGGAAGCGGCCGTGAACGCGTTTCGCCAGGCATTGATTGCAAAAGACCTGCTTCCGTCTCGCCTTGACGATTACCACACTTTATTGAG GTTTCTAAAGGCTCGAAAGTTTGATCTTGATAAAACTCTCTTGATGTGGTCAGAAATGCTCAAGTGGAGGAAAGAGCAGAGAATCGATTCTATCATACAG GATTTTATATATGATGAATATGAAGAAGTTCAGCAATATTATCCTCATGGTTTTCATGGTGTAGACAAAGAGGGTCGGCCTGTTTATATAGAAAGACTTGGAAAAATTGAACCTAGCAAGCTAATGGGTGTCACCACAGTGGATCggtttttaaaatatcatattcaGGGGTTTGAGAAGACTTTTGCTGAGAAATTTCCTGCATGTTCTATTGCAGCCAAGAGGCACATAGATTCTACAATAACAATATTGGATGTGCATGGCCTG AATTGGATGAGTTTTGGAAAGGTCGCACATGATCTTGTTATGCGTATGCAGAAAATTGATGGTGACAACTATCCTGAG ACATTACATCAGATGTTCATTGTAAATGCTGGTAGTGGATTCAAACTGCTATGGAACACAGCAAAGGGCTTTCTTGACCCAAGGACTACAGCAAAGATAAAT GTTTTAGGCAATAAATTCCAAAATAAGTTATTAGAAGTTATAGACTCAAG CCAATTGCCAGAATTCCTTGGTGGATCTTGTTCATGCCCCAATGAAGGCGGTTGTCTTAGATCTGACAAGGGCCCCTGGAATGATCCAGAAATAATGAAA CTGGTACATGCTGGAGAAGCAATATACTTGAGGAAAATGAAGAGTTTCTCTGATGAAGATGATTTAGAAATTAAGTCATTTCCCTCTAGG GTTTCCAGAAGTGAAATATATTCTGCTAATTTAGGCTTAGATGTAAGGCCAAATACATCAGGCTTCATTCAAGAAATGCCAAATACATCAGGCTTCATTCAAGAAATGCCACTTTCTGAGGAA ggAAGGATGGTTGATCATGCTTCTATCTGCAGCCTGGTTGATAGTCCAGCAAGAGTTGAAGATTCTAGTTCAACAA ATGATTCAACAAATAATGTCGGCACAACAATGGTGCAGAAGAAGTTCATTCCCCATATAACAAGTTTTATTCACTTCATGCTCAAATTGTTAGCATGGATATATCTTCTCCTGCCAGCAGTGGGGAGAATTTTTGCATCCCGACATGCAGACAGACAATTACCTAACCAACAAAATCCACCAGTAGAAGATTCAATTTCTCAAGAGCAACATATTTCACAGGATATAAAAGAGGACTCGCTCCATCCATGCTGGCAGAGGCTGAAAAATTTAGAAACAATGGTAGATGAGCTGGTCAATAAACCTACCAAAATTCCTCCTGAGAAAGAGGACATGCTTCTTGAATCATTGAGTAGGATTAGATCTATAGAGCATGATCTACAGAAGACTAAGAAA GCTCTGCTTGCAACTGCATCAAAACAGATAGAGCTTGCTGAGTCGCTGGAAAATCTTAAA GGAGTGAACTCCTGTTGGAGAAGAAAATTCATAACTTTTCCTCCTGAAAGATGA
- the LOC110630590 gene encoding trihelix transcription factor ASIL1 produces MSTPSPSPSPSPPPPSEPLSQSPPSNPRPLSTKKPHPVPWTHQETIHLIQSYQEKWYSLKRGQLKASQWEEVAVTVAARCGYDYSHPAKTVIQCRHKMEKLRKRFREEKRRISITGVCSWQYFDLMESLERGPMPISARPLALVPPNDNVDEDDEDFEEEAEVEDAEEEEEEEDYGHRSKSRSINYILRKPTIVNRFAGSDSGFLRDTMNKRKREEMVEDENDDDGDDDDDNGEEEGERRKGVELGLAEEIRAFAQRIVGMERKKMEMMKETEKWRMEMENRRMEMILDSQRKIVSMISDAFDSQEDLQMEQEF; encoded by the coding sequence ATGTCCACACCATCTCCATCTCCGTCTCCCTCTCCACCTCCGCCATCAGAACCACTATCACAGTCACCACCGTCAAACCCTAGACCCCTCTCCACCAAGAAACCGCATCCGGTCCCCTGGACCCACCAAGAAACAATCCATCTAATTCAATCATATCAGGAAAAATGGTACTCCTTAAAACGAGGACAGCTTAAGGCCAGCCAGTGGGAAGAGGTGGCTGTAACCGTCGCTGCTCGCTGCGGCTACGACTACAGCCACCCAGCAAAAACCGTCATTCAGTGCCGCCACAAGATGGAGAAGCTCCGGAAACGCTTCCGCGAGGAAAAACGCCGTATCTCTATCACCGGCGTGTGTTCCTGGCAGTACTTTGACCTCATGGAATCGTTGGAACGAGGTCCGATGCCTATTTCTGCTCGGCCTTTGGCTCTGGTACCTCCTAATGATAACGTtgatgaagatgatgaagaCTTTGAGGAGGAagcggaggtggaagacgccgaggaagaagaagaagaggaggattaTGGGCATAGAAGCAAGTCCCGGAGTATTAACTATATACTGCGAAAACCCACCATTGTTAATCGATTTGCAGGGAGTGATTCTGGGTTTTTGCGAGACACCATGAATAAGAGGAAGAGGGAGGAAATGGTCGAGGATGAGAATGATGATGATGGTGACGACGATGATGATAATGgcgaagaagaaggagagagaaGGAAAGGGGTGGAGTTGGGATTGGCAGAGGAAATAAGGGCATTTGCACAGAGAATAGTAGGCATGGAGAGGAAAAAGATGGAGATGATGAAGGAAACTGAGAAGTGGAGAATGGAGATGGAGAATAGGCGTATGGAGATGATTTTAGATTCACAGAGGAAGATTGTTTCAATGATATCAGATGCTTTTGATTCACAAGAGGACTTGCAGATGGAGCAAGAATTTTAA